A window of the Bacillota bacterium genome harbors these coding sequences:
- the remA gene encoding extracellular matrix/biofilm regulator RemA encodes MDIRLINIGFGNIVSANRIIAIVSPESAPIKRIITEARDRGMLIDATYGRRTRAVIITDSDHVILSAVQPETVAHRLTPKGAGMEESIKE; translated from the coding sequence TTGGATATCAGGCTGATAAACATTGGATTCGGTAACATCGTTTCCGCAAACCGTATAATCGCTATTGTGAGCCCGGAATCAGCACCTATTAAAAGGATCATCACCGAAGCACGGGACCGGGGAATGTTAATCGACGCCACCTACGGCAGGCGGACACGCGCGGTCATTATCACGGATTCCGACCACGTGATCCTTTCCGCCGTCCAGCCGGAAACCGTTGCACACAGGCTGACACCTAAAGGAGCGGGGATGGAGGAGTCCATTAAGGAGTGA